Within the Salmo salar chromosome ssa12, Ssal_v3.1, whole genome shotgun sequence genome, the region aacaattattttaagaattatagatacagaactcctctatgcactcgatatgtccgattttaaaatagcttttcggtgaaagcacattttgcaatattctcagtagatagcccggcatcacagggctagctatttagacacccagcaagtttagcactcaccaaagtcagatttactataagaaaaatgttattacctttgctgttcttcgtcagaatgcactcccaggacttctacttcaataacaaatgttggtttggttcaaaataatccatagttatatccaaacagcggcgttttattcgtgcgttcaagacactatccgaaagggtaaataagggtgacgagcatggcgcaattcgtgacaaaaaatgtctaaatattccattaccgtacttcgaagcatgtcaaccgctgtttaaaatcaatttttatgcaatttttctcataaaaaagcgataatattccaaccgggaatctgcgtttaggtaaacagacgaaagaaaataaagcattcggtcgactcgggcacgcgcctaagcccatagtactctgatcggccacttgccaaaagcgataatgtgtttcagccagagcctgcctcgatattgttctgctttttcccgggctcGGAGAGcctatgtgagccgtaggaagtgtcacgttagagcaaagatcctcagtcttcaataaaaagagcccagatgaaacacaacttgtcagacaggccacttcctgcatggaatcttctcaggttttggcctgccatttgagttctgttatactcacagacaccattcaaacagttttagaaattttagggtgttttctatccaaagccaataattatatgcatattctagttactgggcaggagtagtaaccagattaaatcgggtacgttttttatccggccgtgtcaatactgccccctagccctaacaggttaatggataggtccaggtagtccctccctgtttgtctgttttcttccatttggtaccTAATGAACACAATTCTGTTAATGTATTTGTTTCTTTCTGCTGTGCCCTGTATTCCAGTGATGCTGCAGCCTTTCGACTACGATCCCAACGAGAAAAGCAAACACAAGTTCATGGTGCAGTCCATGTTGGCTCCCCCCGAAATGACGGACATGGAGGGAGTGGTGAGTGTCCCATCACCCgtcctcacacacgcacacactgacacacatacacatactagAGAAGAGATGCACCAATATGAAAATCCGGGCTGATGATAATAACAGATATTTACCTGACCACATATGCTCTTATGGCTGATATATCATGCATACCTGATCATCATCTACCGATATAACGAATATATCGTGCATACCTGACAGTTATCTGCTGATACCAATATGACTGATATATTGTGcatacctgacacacacacatgctttgcGTCCCATAGAACCCAGATATCAGCCTAGGCCCTAAGGTCACACCCTGAGGGAGATAAGGACAAAGAAGGGATAGGAGATCCGTGATCCTAGGCCCACAGCCTGAGTGAGGACCTAGCAACAAACCATACAAACAGTGCATGCAATATCCACTGTCACCGCTTTGTGTGTGGTTTTGTTCTCTCTTACACAAtatctgtctgtttgtctttAAGTCTCGTTTGCATGCAGTAGTAGGCCTAATCAATCTCTTGTGGGCTTTCTCTGCAGTGACAGGACTCTTGAGAATTTGGTTTCATATTGCGATTTAagaaacacacacaggaacacacacaggaaTGGTGAGAAACTAGACACCGCCGAGCCTGAAATCAAGCCGACGCTTTTGCCAAGCCCTCTTGATTGTGACAGAACAGAAAGGTTAGATAAACACTTCACACAAGTGGAGGAGGACAATGGGAAACAAATCTCACTGCCGGTAAACCACTGTCCAGTGTGGTTTCCCTTGCCGTTGCTGACAAGTCTTGGCTGTGGTCTCTTTCCCTCCATGTTTCTCTTCTTTGTGGCCTGGTGGATATGGCAGTTGGTGCAGACGGGGAGATGCTTTTTCAGGCACGACCTCAGGCCCAGCTGTACCTCTCCCTACTCTAACCcccattttctctctgtctctctccaccatgTCTGTCTGCAGTGGAAGGAGGCAAAGCCAGAGGAGCTGATGGACTCCAAGCTGAGGTGTGTCTTTGAGCTTCCAGCGGAAAATGAGAAAACGGTGGGTTCCATAGTCTCTCTCACCTCGCCCTCTTCGTCTTCTTCTCTCTTGCAGTGTTTCTATATGTACTTGTCTCTTTGTCTACCTGCCTTTCTCTTTATTGCTCCCCCctcttttctccttccctctttcagTGCTCCTCTCTGTTCTCATCTCCTTCTGTcgtcctctctttcctcttccgcctctcacacacacttatttttctctccatctcagcCATTACACGCCTGTACAACTGGTGATTTAGTCGAGTGGAGAAAATCCCTGTCGGCCTGTCATCGGGACAATGTGCCGTGGAGAAGAGGCAGAGCTCCCCTTGCCAAGCCCCAGCCATAGCCATAGTTCCCTGGGCCACTCTCACTTGTCACACACAGTTTATTATTGTTCTGATTACTCTGCAAACCACACTCGGGTTTTAGGAGATCATTTCCTCCTGGGATGAGCAGAAAATATAATCCCCATAAACAAAATGAAGACGAAAATGTGCTTGGGCTGTTGTTTTTTGTGAATTATGAATAGCGAGATACAAAAGCTGGTTTCCATTTTCACTCCAAACTATGTGGCACAAGGTTGCTGCTCCCAGCCATGTATCTCTTTTTGGAAGCTCCCCGGGTGGATTGGGGGATTGCACAGCGTAggattgggtgggtgggtgggtgggtgcgccTGCCTCCCTGGGTGCGTGTGTACGTCATGCCTGCAGCTGAAGTTACCAAATGCAGTTTGTAACATTCACCTTCTCCATATTGATTCCCAATTGTATGACATCACATTTTAAGTATGTTTCTGCATATGTACCGAGATGTTTAAATAAACTTAAACCCTCCACCCATAGCACCATGACATGGACGCCAACAAGATGATGTCGTCCAACCTGCTCAAGTCGGAGTCATCCACACTGTCCATGAAGTCTATGAGCTCCACCCTGGACGATGGCGAGGTGAAGAAGATCATGGAGGAGTGTAAGAGGTTGCAGATGGAGGCACAGCGGCTACGGGAAGAGAATAAACAGATCAGGGTAAGTTATTCTGCGTCCCAAATGCCCCCCTTTGTAGTGAAAAGTGTGCTATTTGGGATGGGGCTGGATAAGTAACCACTATCAAATTCACTGACAGGGATATGGATGCAATGACTCAATCAATGGCTATGTATCAATAATTGAAGAGTAAAAGAATGTATGAATCAATCCCAGATTGCCTCTTTAAAGGGGAAAGACGACGAGTCTGACTCAGAAGCAGCCCACTTCCCGGCGCCCGCCACCTCCCCTTTTAAGTAGTGCCAGAGGCGGAATGGCTCTTGGCAGCTCCCGTCCCAGGGCCCAGATTAAACTAACAGAGCCCCCCCACCCGCTGTTGGGAAATGAAGTGTGTTAAAAGCTGGCGCTTGGCGGAGTCcaaaggggctttggtgacgatTTAGGATGAGGATAATACTGATGGTcattcccccctctttctctctttctatatttttttctctttctccatatctacctctaccccctccccatTTCTATTTCTCcatatctgtccctctctccccctctatccatctcgctctctttctACACTCTGTCTCCCCCCCCTTCCAGGAAGACGATGGCCTGCGGATGAGGAAGAGCAACGTGATGTCCTCCCAGCACTCCTCCCACTCCATGGTGAAAGAGGAGGGGCTGAGCCTGCGCACGGTGGCCCTCATCGTACTCTTCTTCGTGGTCGGAGTCATCATCGGCAAGTTGGTCTTGTAAGAGCGAGTGGCAAGCGAGAGACGGCCAACCGCATGCTTTCGGGGGATTGAAACAAACGACGGATTTGGGATTTTTGGTATTCAGAAATGCCATATCAATGGGGTAGTTTTGAAATCGTTAATTTATGTACTAATAAAAAAAGGAGATACGGAAAAAAAATCCATCATGTTATGAACAAACCAACGAGAGAGTTAAAAAAGCAATTGATCATTACATAATCATTCTGGCCTTCCTCCCAAATACTTGCACCACCGATACAAGATGACGAGTAGGAGGAAGAAAAATGCAGAtcattaaccaggtttccatccaactttttttatgcgagtaaagtacgcTGGATAAATGTCACGACAAGCCGAatggaaacagcaaatttgtcggtaaactttccaaatgtcgacaaaccaaaatacactagacaaggtgggatctttttgtgtcagtgaaatggtggtggaaatgcctttatgcacaaatattgatataatgaccatcatttcgaagtaaacttggagtcacgcgatgatctAGTATGTGGTCCTCCGACTATGACTCGGGAAAGCattcagtttattaggctacaggtgaaataagttatgatgaacttcacagggtggtgaaagtgcacggtgatgagcttgatgctcctttccaacaAATAGAGgggggtcttattctggtgacatgatcatcgatgcttggctgctgtATGACAAAAATAATCTtgttcttttgtccataataatctcatcatgtagtaagctatacccacactgtatctgcaAGATTTTGGCTAGagtgcacgtgccaagaccagagtgggcacattcgctaGGCTATgtaacgcaacagtttttgtgacaaaaccatcagtaaatttgaaaatgcgatggaaacctattaaaaaaaaaatatatatatatatatatatatacagtatattcggTACATGGGGAATTTAACtgcaaaagttatttttatgtgccctatgtcatcacgcacagccttttatctgtcaatttgatggaaacacatctctggtgggaaaatgtgcataattATTTTAatgcggattttagaatattcgcatgattatctgtcgccaattggatggaaacctagctattgatAGTAATTCAAAGCAAAGGATTTTCTAAACACCGGTGGGTGCAGTTGAGTCAGTTTGCGTTGTGTGAATGTCGTTTTCACATATTGTTTATTTTTCCAAGAGGCCGTGGGCATACTCGGTGTAAAGAATCGATAGTAACCCTCTAGTAAAGTGATGCAAGGTGCGCAGCACCTGATTTGGCTCACCTCCTGTAGAAAATTATTGACAGCGATGCTTCAGAAAGTAGGTAACCCCACCTATTTCTGAAGCATCTCTGTCAATCATTTTCTACAGGAGGTGAGCCAAAAAGAGTGCTGCGCACCTTGCATCATATTACTAGAGGGTCACTATCGATTCTTTACACTGAGTATGCCCTCGGCTTCTTACAaagaagaatagctgctgctttggcaaaagctaatggggatccttgtAAACCAATAAAACCAATACGCACAGGGTTATTGTCAACCAAACTGACTCCTCCAATCAGAGGCTTTGTATAGACCGGCGATTGGGGAATACCCTTAATCCAGTTGGCAGTATATTCTTGATTGCATGCGTCCAAAAGAGTTACATTTtgggacattttttatttaattgaatTGCTTTTATCATTGTAATGTTTCTTTTCAGCTGTAGGTTTGCACAACTCAATCTtcagattattattattgttttttttgtagCGTTTTTATGATTTGAAAGTTGTTTTTTTGTAGGGATTGAggcattatttaaaaaataacacagctaaatgaactcTGGGTCGGTTGGGACTGGGTTACTGGATATAATCCTTTTGCCTTGTGACCGCTATTGGTAAGTTATTCTATGGCAGAAAGGAAGTGACGAAACGGGAGAAAAGGTGCATGTAGAAGTGAATGAGTTTTGGTGAGGTCTAACCCAAAAGTAATGTGCAATACTGCTGTCAGATTTAGGCCTGTGAGTCGTATGTCAGGGATATTGGTCTTTTCCTGCTTTTTTGTTTTGTCAGGTTTTTTCCTTCTCCAAGCCATACATTTGTTGATCTTGTCAGGCAAATGTGTGTGAGTCATCATTTGAATGGTTTATTGCTGTCCTTTCACCGTGCTGTGACAGTCCACTTAACTCTTAAAGAACACTTCTCCAACTATATGGTCATTGTCTTCATCAGCCCCACTAGAGTCATCACCAATAGGTTTTGATGCTTGTTTATTTGTTTCTCATTGAACTGTTATACCCATCACTGCACTGAAGTCATGTTAATTTGAATGCACTATATTCTCAAGAATGATTTTTCCCAGTATCTATCAATGTAACTGTTTTGTTAGTTAGCCaactcacacaaaaaaaatgaaagCACACAAAAGCTATATCCTGAAGGGACCATTCTTTACTATTTAAATGTTTTGTCCTTAACAGGATTCATGTCATACACTCAATTTATTTCATCTCACTGTTGCCTATTATGGATTAAAGAATGGGTAACTTGCAGGTATAGAGTTGAGGAAAGCGAGAGAGTGTAACCTACTTTATCTATCTACGTGTGAGCGGAGTGAAGGATAACTTGCTGCTTAGGGAAAGGGCAGAACAGGCCTGAGCTAAGTCTTCCTGACCGTGAGTCACAGCTCGCTGTGTAGTCACGTGAGTCACGTGTTAGCCAGGCTAGAGCTGAGCTACCATCCCAGGAGTTGTGGAAACACTACAATTGACCTGTCCTGGAGTATCTGACCTTCACCGTGATCGATGTAAACAGTCGGGCAACTGTTTTGTATGTATATAAATATCTAAGAAAAAATGCATATTCCTAGTCAAGTAGTCTATGGTGTATAAAAACCAACCTTGTTGGACTATGTAGCATCTTAATAAATTCAATGAATAAACCCTCTACCAAATTATGTGTGAAGTTATTTCCAATTTGTTCAACGAGCCGTCCGGCCCATACTCCATCTGACTGAGGAAGATGAGTACAATACAGCCCTGTTGACAGGTTTCATCTAGCTAACACATTAGGTTGTCACAAGTCAAAGTTCAAATGTTTCTGGTGTTTGGTGTCAAGCTCATCACTGTGTCCGAAGGAGGACAGTTGGAAGACACCACTTTCCCAGTCAAATAATTTCTTAAATATTTGAAAGGGGGAAATGTCAGCATCTGAAATTAGCATTCCCCTCACAGCCAAT harbors:
- the LOC106565072 gene encoding vesicle-associated membrane protein-associated protein B isoform X1, with product MARQDQVLLLEPQHELKFRGPFSDVVNTTLKLANPTDRNVCFKVKTTAPRRYCVRPNSGVIDAGTSINVSVMLQPFDYDPNEKSKHKFMVQSMLAPPEMTDMEGVWKEAKPEELMDSKLRCVFELPAENEKTHHDMDANKMMSSNLLKSESSTLSMKSMSSTLDDGEVKKIMEECKRLQMEAQRLREENKQIREDDGLRMRKSNVMSSQHSSHSMVKEEGLSLRTVALIVLFFVVGVIIGKLVL
- the LOC106565072 gene encoding vesicle-associated membrane protein-associated protein B isoform X2, which gives rise to MCPGPFSDVVNTTLKLANPTDRNVCFKVKTTAPRRYCVRPNSGVIDAGTSINVSVMLQPFDYDPNEKSKHKFMVQSMLAPPEMTDMEGVWKEAKPEELMDSKLRCVFELPAENEKTHHDMDANKMMSSNLLKSESSTLSMKSMSSTLDDGEVKKIMEECKRLQMEAQRLREENKQIREDDGLRMRKSNVMSSQHSSHSMVKEEGLSLRTVALIVLFFVVGVIIGKLVL